A DNA window from Argiope bruennichi chromosome X2, qqArgBrue1.1, whole genome shotgun sequence contains the following coding sequences:
- the LOC129959817 gene encoding DNA-directed RNA polymerase II subunit RPB1-like encodes MPHKFSPSKPYHTPQILTLQTVPHSTNSHPPNRTTLHKFSPSKPYHTPQILTLQTVPHSTNSHPPNRTTLHKFSPSKPYHTPQILTLQTVPHSTNSHPPNRTTLHKFSPSKPYHTPQILTLQTVPHSTNSHPPNRTTLHKFSPSKPYHTPQILTLQTVPHSTNSHPPNRTTLHKFSPSKPYHTPQILTLQTVPHSTNSHPPNRTTLHKFSPSKPYHTPQILTLQTVPHSTNSHPPNRTTLHKFSPSKPYHTPQILTLQTVPHSTNSHPPNRTTLHKFSPSKPYHTPQILTLQTVPHSTNSHPPNRTTLHKFSPSKPYHTPQILTLQTVPHSTNSHPPNHTTLHKFLHSKPYHTPPYYTIPHLKFYTPHLTNPHHIIIIHKFTPNHTTPHSTKRTIP; translated from the coding sequence ATGCCGCACAAATTCTCACCCTCCAAACCGTACCACACTCCACAAATTCTCACCCTCCAAACCGTACCACACTCCACAAATTCTCACCCTCCAAACCGTACCACACTCCACAAATTCTCACCCTCCAAACCGTACCACACTCCACAAATTCTCACCCTCCAAACCGTACCACACTCCACAAATTCTCACCCTCCAAACCGTACCACACTCCACAAATTCTCACCCTCCAAACCGTACCACACTCCACAAATTCTCACCCTCCAAACCGTACCACACTCCACAAATTCTCACCCTCCAAACCGTACCACACTCCACAAATTCTCACCCTCCAAACCGTACCACACTCCACAAATTCTCACCCTCCAAACCGTACCACACTCCACAAATTCTCACCCTCCAAACCGTACCACACTCCACAAATTCTCACCCTCCAAACCGTACCACACTCCACAAATTCTCACCCTCCAAACCGTACCACACTCCACAAATTCTCACCCTCCAAACCGTACCACACTCCACAAATTCTCACCCTCCAAACCGTACCACACTCCACAAATTCTCACCCTCCAAACCGTACCACACTCCACAAATTCTCACCCTCCAAACCGTACCACACTCCACAAATTCTCACCCTCCAAACCGTACCACACTCCACAAATTCTCACCCTCCAAACCGTACCACACTCCACAAATTCTCACCCTCCAAACCGTACCACACTCCACAAATTCTCACCCTCCAAACCGTACCACACTCCACAAATTCTCACCCTCCAAACCGTACCACACTCCACAAATTCTCACCCTCCAAACCGTACCACACTCCACAAATTCTCACCCTCCAAACCGTACCACACTCCACAAATTCTCACCCTCCAAACCGTACCACACTCCACAAATTCTCACCCTCCAAACCGTACCACACTCCACAAATTCTCACCCTCCAAACCGTACCACACTCCACAAATTCTCACCCTCCAAACCGTACCACACTCCACAAATTCTCACCCTCCAAACCATACCACACTCCACAAATTCTTACACTCCAAACCATACCACACTCCACCATACTATACCATACCACACCTCAAATTCTACACTCCACACCTAACCAATCCACACCACATCattattattcacaaatttaCTCCAAACCATACCACGCCACATTCCACTAAGCGCACAATACCATAG